From Cryptococcus neoformans var. grubii H99 chromosome 6, complete sequence:
ACCTGATCCTCACACCTGTGGTAGTGAATGGAGTAGAAtaacgagaagaagatagtTGATTACTAGCTCCATCCTCGTAAGGAAAGATTGAACCCCCACGGCGGAatgcaggagaagaaaaggaagggcgGAGGCGGGACGGATTTGAAGGGCCTGCCATGGGGGTTGCAGGAGAGAACATGGTCGGGGATGGGGGCTTTAGTACCCATGGATGGGGGAGAGAATGGACGGAGTGCGATCGATATGTGTGAAAGTACGAGAAATAGTAGACAAGGAAACAATGCAAGGAAGTCCGTCACACTCGCCTTGCGTGTTTACGTCCCAGCCTCAAATCAAACCGCCGCGTTAATTAGAATTAGATTTCATCAAATAAATAAAATTATAAACCTCGCGTCTGATTTTAGGCATCGTCAATCATGAGTTTCGTTGGTTGGCTACGCTACTCATGGAATCATTCATGTCCAGACGTCCCCATGCATAAATCATACATATTCTCATAATGGTCGCCGCAATCGGTCACATCTACAGCCAAGGGAATCACTTCTCCACTCGATCAATGGACCTCTTTAGGCGAAGACGCACGCATGCGAAGATAATAATGGATATCTTGCAATGGTTTTACGCCCCACTCAATTACGTCTCCAGCATCTACCCATTTGTCTCATAGCCCAATAAAACACACACTGGTTTTAGAGGTCAGCCAGCCTCCATAAGCCTGTAGATACTTGAGAAACGTACTCCGATAAACCTGACCATTGACAACGCGAATGTCGTCCACAAAATCGCTTGGAAGTAAATTTGTTGTTTGTCTTGCAATTTGTCGCCGTCATGCTCCAGAGCCTGAGTAATACAAGTACCGTTGGTGGACACAATTACTGTTCCATTCTCAGGATTGTATGAGTTGGGGAGGCAAGCTTCTACGAGCGGCTTAGTCGTATCGAGACCATTGAGGGTTTGTATGGAGATGGCAAGTGCAGCGTTAGTAAGCAACCATACCACTACAAGGCGGGTCCTGAAAGTTCGATTTTGATCCTAAAGATGTAGTTTCTGGTCAAACCGAAAGCATTTGTCAGGGATATGAGTACTAACGTCAAGGTTGGGTTTCTCATCGGCGTCTTCAGGCTTATAGGGTGCAACTGCACGTCGTACAACTTGCTTAAATGACTCGTCTAATTCGCCTTGACTCTATCAAATCCATCAGCAATCAGCCACGCCAACCCTTGATGTTCGTATTCACTCTTTGTTGCTCCTCTACCACGGCcgtttctccatccttctgCTTACTTGACGATATCGCTGGTAAAGACTCCGCTCTGTCTGAGCCTTTGGTACCCCAAGAAACATCATGAAGGTTGCAAAATGCATAGATATTCAGGACGTTGGTAAATGAAGGAGCAAGAAGCTGTTATAAAGCAATTGAGTAAAATAGACTAACATAGGGAGATACCCAGCATTTGCCACATACCATATATTGAGGAAAAGAACTAAACATGTGCCAGGGATCCCTCTAAATTCTAGTCAGACCAAATACCCAACTAAATAGGGGATTATGTGATAGGCTTACATAAAGGAACGATGCAATGAGGTAGATACCAATGGTGGACATGATGGCTGCTACAAGGACCCCGTTCGTGGAATTGAAAAGATTACCGAGCTTAGCACCTATACTTCCTCCGTCTCTCAAAGCCCCCTGCATCACATCAGTGACTTTTCCATTTATGGGCTAGATGATAACATACTTTGAAGGCAACGACAGATAAGATTATAGAGCAGACGATCAGATAGAAAGATAAGAAGGCGTAAACCCTGACAATGCTTATCAGTTTTTTCACGTCTGGAAACAGCCAAGTGTGCTCTTACCAAAGGGTGAGAATGTATAGCCCTTTCTCAGCTTTGGGTCGGTTGCCCAAAGCCAGGACGAGTTGCAACATCAAAAAGGCCAAATATACCCATGCGAACACAAGATTGATCCAGTGAGTCTTAATTAAGATGTTAGGGAATGACAATCCTGTTTATGCAGAGCACTTACAATGTCAGCCGTGCCGAATAAATTGATATTGGCACTCTCAGGAAGCAATTCGATGATAATTGAGAACGTAAGCCAAAGATTGGCGAGAGCGAACCAGGAGAAAATGAGGCTGAAGCTGAAAGAGGAATAGAAAGTCAACCAATTAGTACCATTAGGTGTGGATATCCTCACGCAGAAACGTACATATTATACTAGAGGTAGTCAAGGTCAGATTAAGGTATATTAGGTAGTAGAGATTCGACTCACAATTGCCTGTATATGTAAAAAAAGCATTCTAATAGGACCATGACCACTTCGATACAGTCTAAAAAAATGGAAAACGGAATACTGAAGCACTTCGTAAGTTTCCCAAGGTAGAAAGTGGTCGCATATGCTTACGACCGATGCGGCAAATGAGCCATtcaaccatcttctcctctggCTGATAAGTTCAGCTGCTTGCTCCGGGACGTCCGTTTCGGCCTTGCTTGGTTTGACGTATTGCAGAACCCATTTTTCACCTTTCTTCGCGACAAGCTCGAAACAAAGAATGCTGCAAGGGCGGTGCTTAAGTTTAAGTACACTGACTGAAGACATTACGACATACCGGTCTTCTGCCAAAAACATGTTTTTAGTAAAAATGCCCATGCCATATATTCCTTTCTTGCCCAGCCTCGCCGCCACTATTAACAGTTCAAGCGTCAATCTTGTCGCTTGCTACGCTAAAAGTATTATAAACCATAGCCACTCACAAGTCGCATCACCATGGAAATACTGGGTTAAAGGGCGGCCTTGGATTGCTTTGTAACGGTAGGCACTGAAAGCGCCCGGTAGAACACTCACGCTATCGTTCATTGTCCTCAGAATTTTTTCAACAGTCGCATTTATAGTACTCACTATCCGAAGCTGCTCTCCAATGGTTTATCCAAGATGTTTGACATTTTATATTCGAAATTTTGAGCTGCCACCAAGGGATTGAGAAGCTTGACTCCTTTTTTGATCATAGCGTGGATTTCCCCACAAGCACCGCCTAGATTTTGATTATTCTGCTCATTGTCCCTGGTCAGTAGTATGCTTGCATATTACCGTCTCGTTACCACTCACGTAGAACGCTTCCCATACTACTTATGTCAGTCACCATCGTTGAAAAGGTCACTCACGATGATAGATTGCCTTATGGCCGGGCTTTGTTCCCGCGTCCAACAGCACGCAAATCTCTGGCTGAAGCTGCCTCCCTAGGGCATTGAAGAGCCAGCGATGGGAGTTTATTTTCTTTGAGTTCTCTTGTTTCAAAACAAAAATTATTTGCACAGGTACCTGCGCGAGAATTTAGCGAGGTTTTGGTCGGAAACTGAATGTTTTTACAAGGTTATTGGGATCCCCAGGATGCGGCTGGACTAACTGAGGAGTAGCATCTATAGATAGCTGAGTTGTATACTGCTTGCCGATTTGAGTATAGCGAAAGACATAGCCGGACAGATGTGACTCACTTCGAATATATGAGCTGCTGTCTTTTTCCCATCAACTTCTTTCTTGAGGATACCGTCTTGGAATACGCCGATAGTTTGTAGCACGTCTAACACTTGTTTATCCATTGGATCTAAACCGTCAGCCACCAGAGCAACCACAATTTTCTGCCAGCCTGGACGACCTTCTTCGGCTGATCGGCGCCAGAATTTAGACCTTGGAGTTGATGTGTCAATAACTGCTAGGAAACCCTACTAGAATACCCAGCTTACGCTTTGGTATTGCAGATGTCACGGATATTAAGCATGACATTA
This genomic window contains:
- a CDS encoding chitin synthase; protein product: MVRHDPFTNSVSEDSSFTPSVNPSTPYPQSGHYRPYYPPQLTYCQGQQGYQYDHTGDVGYGGRSRRHGSWASVNNEDNEELTPLTTGPASSSTFLTTDPYLSGGPDLPLSSSSASISSAGADFLRRQTVPRRGATIKKIKLTNGNFIADYPVPGPVSSSVEAKWLNDKTSNEFWHMRYTAATCDPDDFTPENGWKLKTTSYNRETELLVAITSYNEDKILYARTLHNVMLNIRDICNTKASKFWRRSAEEGRPGWQKIVVALVADGLDPMDKQVLDVLQTIGVFQDGILKKEVDGKKTAAHIFEYTTQLSIDATPQLVQPHPGDPNNLVPVQIIFVLKQENSKKINSHRWLFNALGRQLQPEICVLLDAGTKPGHKAIYHLWEAFYNNQNLGGACGEIHAMIKKGVKLLNPLVAAQNFEYKMSNILDKPLESSFGYVSVLPGAFSAYRYKAIQGRPLTQYFHGDATLAARLGKKGIYGMGIFTKNMFLAEDRILCFELVAKKGEKWVLQYVKPSKAETDVPEQAAELISQRRRWLNGSFAASVYSVFHFFRLYRSGHGPIRMLFLHIQAIYNIFSLIFSWFALANLWLTFSIIIELLPESANINLFGTADITHWINLVFAWVYLAFLMLQLVLALGNRPKAEKGLYILTLWVYAFLSFYLIVCSIILSVVAFKGALRDGGSIGAKLGNLFNSTNGVLVAAIMSTIGIYLIASFLYRDPWHMFSSFPQYMLLAPSFTNVLNIYAFCNLHDVSWGTKGSDRAESLPAISSSKQKDGETAVVEEQQRSQGELDESFKQVVRRAVAPYKPEDADEKPNLDDQNRTFRTRLVVVWLLTNAALAISIQTLNGLDTTKPLVEACLPNSYNPENGTVIVSTNGTCITQALEHDGDKLQDKQQIYFQAILWTTFALSMVRFIGCVFYWAMRQMGRCWRRN